A single window of Aphidius gifuensis isolate YNYX2018 linkage group LG1, ASM1490517v1, whole genome shotgun sequence DNA harbors:
- the LOC122854162 gene encoding uncharacterized protein LOC122854162, whose translation MGIKKNTPEYIWGRESGVDTIKEKMTRRAINYIEKIIKMEDSRLAKICLREECRGILNKNMTRWENYWNEKGVSACNKESWARMKCGNVGRAYKSEKVINEKEEWNCRMCGNYRETLEHILVCPMLRDKCDKRVNKEMDSMFKEKRNKEGVTNRFDIISTHW comes from the exons atgggaataaaaaaaaatactccagAATATATATGGGGCAGAGAATCGGGAGTTGATACGATAAAAGAAAAGATGACAAGGAGagcaataaattatatagaaaaaattattaagatgGAAGATAGTAGACTAGCGAAGATATGCTTGAGAGAAGAATGTAGAGGAATATTAAATAAGAATATGACAAGGTGGG aaaattattggAATGAGAAAGGGGTAAGTGCATGCAATAAAGAAAGTTGGGCGAGAATGAAGTGTGGCAATGTCGGTAGAGCGTATAAAAGTGAGAAGGTGATAAATGAAAAGGAAGAATGGAACTGTAGGATGTGTGGCAATTACAGGGAAACGTTGGAGCATATATTAGTATGCCCAATGTTGAGAGATAAATGTGACAAAAGAGTAAACAAGGAAATGGATAGTATGTTTAAAGAG AAAAGAAACAAAGAAGGTGTAACTAATCGTTTCGATATTATAAGTACACATTGGTAA